In Mangrovivirga cuniculi, the following proteins share a genomic window:
- a CDS encoding GSCFA domain-containing protein encodes MKFRTEIKAKKADFELLPGEKILLVGSCFAENIGKKLMDYGFRSSINPMGIIFNPVSLAKIINNSLSEAFQINNDHIIERESLYFSLDFHSKLYANDPQKLFFEITNKLSNLREAVTGAKTIFITFGTAYIYRYQPTNNIVANCQKIPQSFFTKALLRADEIVESWNYTIKSIKEINPNCNIVFTVSPVRHIKDGFHENQLSKSTLLLAVNKLVEENDCCSYFPAYELLLDDLRDYRFYSEDLIHPNDQAVEYIREHFWETFLSEKTIQLVGKYEKIKRRLEHRPLQRGTQHLTFLKETKKMLLVLNEQFPVENLIEEADYKLKKYEQRAH; translated from the coding sequence ATGAAGTTCAGAACAGAAATAAAAGCGAAAAAAGCTGATTTTGAATTACTCCCCGGAGAAAAAATTCTTCTGGTGGGCTCGTGTTTTGCTGAAAATATCGGAAAAAAACTGATGGACTACGGTTTCCGGAGTTCAATAAATCCAATGGGCATTATTTTTAACCCGGTATCCCTGGCTAAAATTATTAACAACTCATTATCAGAAGCTTTTCAAATAAATAATGACCACATAATAGAAAGAGAATCTCTTTATTTTAGCCTTGATTTTCATTCTAAGCTTTACGCCAACGATCCTCAAAAATTATTTTTTGAAATCACTAATAAACTCTCTAATCTTAGAGAGGCAGTTACAGGTGCAAAAACCATTTTCATAACATTTGGCACTGCATACATTTACCGGTATCAACCGACAAATAATATTGTGGCCAATTGCCAGAAAATACCTCAATCTTTTTTCACAAAAGCCCTATTAAGGGCAGATGAGATTGTTGAATCCTGGAACTACACTATAAAATCAATTAAAGAAATCAATCCTAATTGCAATATTGTTTTCACTGTAAGTCCAGTAAGACATATTAAAGATGGTTTTCATGAAAACCAACTAAGTAAATCCACTCTTTTGCTGGCTGTAAACAAATTGGTAGAAGAAAACGACTGCTGTTCTTACTTTCCTGCTTATGAATTATTACTCGATGATCTGAGGGATTATCGGTTTTATTCTGAAGATCTGATTCACCCAAATGATCAGGCAGTGGAATATATCAGGGAGCATTTTTGGGAAACCTTTCTCTCTGAAAAAACCATCCAGTTGGTAGGTAAATATGAAAAAATAAAAAGAAGGCTTGAACACAGGCCGCTTCAAAGAGGTACACAGCATTTAACTTTTCTCAAGGAAACAAAGAAAATGCTACTTGTCTTAAACGAACAATTTCCTGTAGAAAACCTTATTGAAGAAGCAGATTATAAACTCAAGAAATATGAGCAACGAGCACACTAA